Proteins from one Deinococcus sp. AB2017081 genomic window:
- a CDS encoding S41 family peptidase yields the protein MNAKRLTVLLTAAVATAAVAYAQMGAYTQADLTKTATGRTLLEVISDLNQYYLYPVDQDKLLRGAINGAIGSLDDEFTYYSQPEDTAIDAENLNGEFFGIGVQLIAANADGTGGKIDNVYRGGAASSAGVQIGDTFLKIGDTDVSTSKLNEIVRLVRGAKGTTVSVTFARDGKPYVVKMERQPVTIVSVEQTILPGNIGYIGLNTFYNAKASEQFRAAVASMKQKNVAGLVLDLRDNGGGLLNAGVDVADQFLQSGPIVSLRDRIGKATVFGAARPAASDYTGKLVVLMNKNSASASEVVAGALQDTGRAKVVGEQSFGKGVAQIPIDKLPDGGKVAIVNSAWLTPKNREIHKKGITPDVVVTDTRYTVPLNFTGGGLKAGEKVTLTVAGKPVTVTADKEGKFSYTGEAARPARSAAQGEAIVDVNTDAILKAGLAQLK from the coding sequence GTGAACGCCAAACGCCTGACCGTGCTCCTGACCGCTGCTGTCGCCACGGCTGCGGTCGCCTACGCCCAGATGGGGGCCTACACCCAGGCCGACCTGACCAAGACCGCCACCGGGCGCACCCTGCTGGAGGTCATCAGTGACCTCAACCAGTACTACCTGTATCCCGTCGATCAGGACAAACTGCTCCGTGGCGCGATCAACGGCGCGATCGGCAGCCTGGACGACGAGTTCACCTACTACTCCCAGCCCGAGGACACCGCCATCGACGCCGAGAACCTGAACGGGGAGTTCTTCGGGATCGGCGTGCAGCTCATCGCCGCGAACGCCGACGGCACCGGTGGCAAGATCGACAACGTCTACCGGGGCGGGGCCGCGTCCTCGGCCGGGGTGCAGATCGGGGACACCTTCCTCAAGATCGGGGACACGGATGTCAGCACCAGCAAGCTCAACGAGATCGTCCGGCTGGTGCGTGGCGCCAAGGGCACCACCGTCAGCGTGACCTTCGCCCGCGACGGCAAGCCCTACGTCGTGAAGATGGAGCGCCAGCCCGTCACCATCGTCAGTGTCGAGCAGACCATCCTGCCGGGGAACATCGGGTATATCGGCCTGAACACCTTCTACAACGCCAAGGCCAGCGAGCAGTTCCGGGCCGCCGTGGCGAGCATGAAGCAGAAGAACGTGGCGGGCCTGGTGCTCGACCTGCGTGACAACGGCGGCGGTCTGCTCAACGCCGGCGTGGACGTGGCCGACCAGTTCCTCCAGAGCGGCCCCATCGTGTCCCTGCGCGACCGCATCGGCAAGGCCACGGTGTTCGGGGCTGCGCGCCCGGCCGCCTCCGACTACACCGGCAAGCTCGTCGTCCTGATGAACAAGAACTCCGCGTCGGCCTCCGAGGTCGTCGCCGGAGCGCTGCAGGACACCGGCCGCGCGAAGGTCGTCGGGGAGCAGTCCTTCGGCAAGGGTGTGGCACAGATCCCGATCGACAAGCTGCCGGACGGCGGCAAGGTCGCCATCGTGAACAGCGCGTGGCTCACGCCGAAGAACCGCGAGATCCACAAGAAGGGCATCACGCCCGACGTGGTCGTCACCGACACCCGCTACACGGTGCCGCTGAACTTCACGGGCGGTGGTCTGAAGGCCGGCGAGAAGGTCACCCTGACCGTGGCCGGCAAGCCCGTGACCGTCACGGCCGACAAGGAAGGCAAGTTCAGCTACACCGGCGAGGCCGCCCGGCCCGCCCGCAGCGCCGCCCAGGGCGAGGCCATCGTGGACGTGAATACCGACGCGATCCTCAAGGCCGGACTGGCGCAGCTGAAGTAA
- the ftsE gene encoding cell division ATP-binding protein FtsE has translation MIEFRHVSLEYPVTRTLALDDLNLHIGKGEFTYLVGHSGAGKSSFMNLVLKRALPSKGEVRVAGESLTRYRGRRTALLRRRMGTVFQENLLLSHLNAFDNVAFALRVTGVPQREWPQRVTLALRTVGLEHKKYALPLQLSQGEQQRVAIARAIVSNPPLLLADEPTGNLDPDNSREVLKVLQNVNLRGTTVVVATHAKDLVETYRHRTLTLRKGRLVRDDPYGGYAL, from the coding sequence GTGATCGAATTCCGGCACGTGTCCCTGGAGTATCCCGTCACCCGTACCCTGGCCCTGGACGACCTGAACCTGCACATCGGCAAGGGCGAATTCACGTATCTGGTCGGGCATTCCGGCGCCGGCAAGAGCTCGTTCATGAATCTGGTGCTCAAGCGGGCGCTGCCCAGCAAGGGCGAGGTGCGGGTGGCCGGCGAATCGCTGACCCGTTACCGGGGCCGGCGCACCGCGCTGCTGCGCCGGCGCATGGGCACGGTGTTTCAGGAAAACCTGCTGCTGTCGCACCTGAATGCCTTCGACAACGTGGCCTTCGCCCTGAGGGTGACCGGCGTGCCCCAGCGCGAGTGGCCCCAGCGCGTCACCCTGGCCCTGCGCACCGTGGGCCTGGAGCACAAGAAATACGCCCTGCCCCTGCAGCTGTCGCAGGGGGAGCAGCAGCGCGTGGCGATCGCGCGCGCCATCGTCTCGAACCCTCCCCTGCTGCTGGCCGACGAGCCGACCGGCAACCTCGACCCGGACAACAGCCGCGAGGTGCTGAAGGTGCTCCAGAACGTCAACCTGCGCGGCACGACCGTCGTTGTCGCCACCCACGCCAAGGATCTCGTGGAGACCTACCGCCACCGCACCCTGACCCTGCGCAAGGGCCGCCTGGTGCGCGACGATCCCTACGGGGGGTACGCGCTGTGA
- a CDS encoding cell division protein FtsX, whose protein sequence is MIYHLRQALLAMRENLTATLATLVTMTLTLLMLGAVLLLTLNVNRTLAQLESQVEVAAFLEDGADAAGLLQTARSLPQVSAATLVTREQVLTEMTKDSPYTRDAAALVGNPFPDTLRLRVNRVGDSRTVAAAVSALPGVEDVEYGAGYVDPTVKTLTAVRGVGYALVGLLLLGTLFNILNAVRVAMYARRNEIAVMRLLGATRAFIRMPHVIEGLMVGVLAAVIALAVLTPGYLQLVGRVQQLAPVFPVVTDQATLMPVLGGVGLLGILVGLLGSLFATQRYLQELE, encoded by the coding sequence ATGATCTACCACCTCAGACAGGCGCTGCTCGCGATGCGCGAGAACCTGACGGCCACCCTGGCCACGCTGGTCACCATGACCCTGACGCTGCTGATGCTGGGGGCCGTGCTGCTGCTCACGCTGAACGTGAACCGCACCCTGGCACAGCTCGAATCGCAGGTCGAGGTCGCGGCGTTCCTGGAGGACGGCGCAGATGCTGCCGGACTGCTGCAGACCGCCCGGTCGCTGCCGCAGGTGAGCGCCGCCACACTGGTCACCCGTGAGCAGGTGCTGACCGAGATGACGAAGGACTCGCCGTACACGCGGGACGCCGCCGCCCTGGTCGGGAATCCCTTTCCGGACACGCTGCGGCTGCGGGTGAACCGGGTCGGGGACTCCCGCACTGTCGCGGCGGCGGTGTCGGCGCTGCCGGGTGTGGAGGATGTCGAATACGGCGCCGGCTACGTCGATCCCACGGTGAAGACCCTGACGGCCGTGCGCGGCGTGGGCTACGCGCTGGTCGGCCTGCTGCTGCTGGGCACGCTGTTCAACATCCTGAACGCGGTGCGGGTGGCGATGTACGCCCGGCGCAACGAGATCGCGGTGATGCGCCTGCTGGGGGCCACGCGGGCCTTTATCCGCATGCCTCATGTGATCGAGGGCCTGATGGTGGGCGTGCTGGCGGCCGTGATCGCGCTGGCCGTGCTGACCCCCGGCTACCTGCAGCTGGTGGGCCGCGTGCAGCAGCTCGCGCCGGTCTTCCCGGTCGTGACGGATCAGGCGACGCTCATGCCGGTGCTGGGCGGCGTGGGCCTGCTGGGCATCCTGGTGGGGCTGCTGGGCAGCCTGTTCGCCACCCAGCGCTACCTGCAGGAGCTGGAATAG
- a CDS encoding murein hydrolase activator EnvC family protein — translation MRQTAPGRAGRVWALAALLTTAAAQTTSERLEQLQQQLQQQQQLSAQQAQQLQTLRANIASLSAQQKQTLARLETLAANVGALEQQVATLTARVALAERALADTTSQLAITQARVDRLRGDVREILATQYKDRSGRYLQLLSQSTSLSDLLIRVKYANLAGQYNVKVIETLRGEVQVLRTQQAQQTQQAQAVKTAQAQRTAALTRLQAQRQQQTALLAQLRQTEAGQRTLAARRQAEQALTTGTINSLFTQVVTERARIEAERQRRLAEERRRREEEARRIREAQERARLEAIRLARVRAEQERRRVAASQLAAQRQREQQLQQERSALQARQTQVQAEQQQVDIQLAPLPQTSGPLAFPLPGGRVAAPYGREGALWVVLGGADASTATAARAGNVLAASLYGTLGYVIIVDHGSLLTAYMGLREPTVSVGDRVQQGTPLGSIGGSPVFGPGRMGFSVKRGDTYINPGF, via the coding sequence GTGCGCCAGACCGCTCCGGGCAGAGCCGGCCGGGTGTGGGCCCTGGCCGCCCTGCTGACCACCGCCGCCGCGCAGACGACCAGCGAGCGCCTGGAACAGCTCCAGCAGCAGCTCCAGCAGCAGCAGCAGCTCAGTGCCCAGCAGGCGCAGCAGCTCCAGACCCTGCGGGCGAACATCGCGAGTCTCAGCGCCCAGCAGAAACAGACGCTGGCGCGGCTGGAGACGCTGGCCGCCAACGTCGGGGCGCTGGAGCAGCAGGTCGCCACCCTGACCGCCCGCGTGGCGCTGGCCGAACGGGCGCTGGCCGACACGACCTCGCAGCTGGCCATCACCCAGGCCCGCGTGGACCGCCTGCGGGGCGACGTGCGCGAGATCCTGGCCACCCAGTACAAAGACCGCAGCGGGCGCTACCTGCAGCTGCTGTCGCAGTCCACCAGCCTGTCGGATCTGCTGATCCGGGTGAAATACGCCAACCTGGCGGGGCAGTACAACGTGAAGGTGATCGAGACCCTGCGCGGCGAGGTGCAGGTCCTCCGCACGCAGCAGGCGCAGCAGACGCAGCAGGCCCAGGCGGTGAAGACGGCCCAGGCCCAGCGCACCGCTGCCCTGACCCGGTTGCAGGCCCAGCGCCAGCAGCAGACCGCCCTGCTGGCCCAGCTCCGCCAGACCGAGGCCGGACAGCGCACCCTGGCGGCGCGGCGGCAGGCCGAACAGGCGCTCACGACGGGCACCATCAACTCGCTGTTCACACAGGTGGTCACCGAACGTGCCCGCATCGAGGCCGAGCGCCAGCGCCGGCTGGCCGAGGAGCGCCGCCGCCGTGAGGAGGAGGCCCGCCGCATCCGTGAGGCCCAGGAACGTGCCCGGCTGGAGGCGATCCGGCTGGCGCGGGTGCGGGCCGAGCAGGAACGCCGGCGGGTCGCGGCGTCGCAGCTGGCGGCCCAGCGGCAGCGCGAGCAGCAGCTCCAGCAGGAGCGCTCGGCCCTGCAGGCCCGCCAGACCCAGGTGCAGGCCGAGCAGCAGCAGGTCGACATCCAGCTCGCGCCGCTGCCACAGACCAGTGGGCCGCTGGCCTTCCCCCTGCCGGGGGGACGGGTGGCCGCCCCCTACGGCCGGGAGGGCGCGTTGTGGGTGGTGCTGGGCGGGGCCGACGCCTCGACCGCCACGGCAGCACGCGCTGGGAACGTCCTGGCCGCCTCGCTGTACGGCACGCTGGGCTACGTGATCATCGTGGATCACGGCAGCCTGCTCACCGCGTACATGGGCCTGCGCGAGCCCACGGTCAGTGTGGGCGACCGGGTGCAGCAGGGCACGCCGCTGGGCAGCATCGGGGGCAGTCCGGTGTTCGGGCCGGGCCGCATGGGGTTTTCGGTCAAACGCGGCGACACGTACATCAATCCCGGCTTCTGA
- the rpsP gene encoding 30S ribosomal protein S16: protein MVKIRLSRFGSTHNPHYRVVVADARRPRDGGYIENLGHYDPRKTSDNHVKINVERAEHWIAQGAQPTQTAKRVLKSQGVKF from the coding sequence ATGGTCAAGATCCGCCTGTCCCGTTTCGGCTCCACGCACAACCCCCACTACCGCGTCGTCGTCGCCGATGCCCGCCGTCCCCGTGACGGTGGCTACATCGAGAACCTCGGCCACTACGATCCCCGCAAGACCAGCGACAACCACGTCAAGATCAATGTCGAGCGTGCCGAGCACTGGATTGCCCAGGGAGCCCAGCCGACCCAGACCGCCAAGCGCGTGCTCAAGAGCCAGGGCGTCAAGTTCTAA
- a CDS encoding KH domain-containing protein, whose translation MKSDPVDLTLYLAQSVVDQPPLVRVSRRGPTVIVRVAPGEEGRLIGRQGRVIQAIRTLVRAASDPRERVNVDLDAPRKQ comes from the coding sequence ATGAAGAGCGATCCCGTCGACCTGACCCTGTACCTGGCCCAGAGCGTGGTGGATCAGCCGCCGCTGGTGCGCGTGTCGCGGCGGGGGCCGACCGTGATCGTGCGGGTCGCGCCGGGCGAGGAAGGCCGCCTGATCGGCCGCCAGGGCCGCGTGATCCAGGCGATCCGCACGCTGGTTCGGGCGGCCAGCGATCCCCGCGAACGCGTGAACGTCGATCTGGACGCCCCCCGCAAGCAGTGA
- the rimM gene encoding ribosome maturation factor RimM (Essential for efficient processing of 16S rRNA), producing MTDTETTRLGHLLGPHGVQGGIKVYVLGDPAQFRALERVYVEERGWLKIRRVEPLTQGVALHLAGVASRDAAEAMRGLGVYAADAELPAPEPGVYYYHELRGLSVSGPDGTVQGEVVDVRDMGHQDVLVVRHSAGDALVPLQAPYVVVVLNARGRPASLSLTADAPEDLLDTANADPDDAPVA from the coding sequence GTGACGGACACGGAGACAACCCGTCTGGGACACCTGCTGGGGCCACACGGCGTGCAGGGCGGCATCAAGGTCTACGTGCTGGGCGATCCGGCCCAGTTCCGGGCACTGGAGCGGGTGTACGTGGAGGAGCGTGGCTGGCTGAAGATCCGCCGGGTCGAGCCGCTGACGCAGGGGGTGGCGCTGCATCTGGCCGGGGTCGCATCCCGTGACGCGGCAGAGGCCATGCGCGGCCTGGGGGTCTACGCGGCCGACGCGGAACTGCCGGCACCGGAACCGGGCGTGTACTACTACCACGAGCTGCGCGGCCTGAGCGTGAGCGGCCCGGACGGCACCGTGCAGGGCGAGGTGGTGGACGTGCGGGACATGGGCCATCAGGACGTGCTGGTGGTGCGCCACAGCGCCGGCGACGCGCTGGTGCCTCTCCAGGCGCCGTATGTGGTGGTCGTCCTGAACGCGCGCGGCCGCCCGGCCTCGCTGTCCCTCACCGCCGACGCGCCCGAGGATCTGCTGGACACCGCGAACGCCGACCCGGACGACGCCCCCGTGGCCTGA
- the trmD gene encoding tRNA (guanosine(37)-N1)-methyltransferase TrmD has translation MLTFSFLTLFPELLAPYAQEAIVGKARSRGLIDVNLVDMRGFAGNRHLKVDDTPYGGGAGMVIRADVTARALDSVPPADEVILLTPAGQPFTQALAEEFATRTHLALLCGRYEGFDARVDTLVTRQLSIGDFVMMGGEAAAACVLEAVARLVPGVIGDPDSHRADSFSSGLLDYPEYTRPPEWNGLEVPDVLRGGNHGAIAAWRRAQALARTLERRPELLRGAGLTPQDTVTLTGLGATHAQLQAWNAPPPPTRRRRKTADPDGSE, from the coding sequence ATGCTGACCTTTTCGTTCCTGACCCTGTTCCCGGAACTCCTGGCCCCCTACGCCCAGGAGGCGATCGTGGGCAAGGCGCGGTCACGTGGGCTAATCGACGTGAATCTCGTGGACATGCGCGGGTTCGCGGGCAACCGCCACCTGAAGGTCGACGACACCCCCTACGGCGGCGGCGCAGGCATGGTGATCCGCGCCGATGTCACGGCACGCGCCCTGGACAGCGTGCCCCCGGCCGACGAGGTGATCCTGCTGACCCCAGCCGGCCAGCCGTTCACGCAGGCGCTCGCCGAGGAGTTCGCGACCCGCACGCACCTGGCACTGCTGTGTGGCCGCTACGAGGGCTTCGATGCCCGCGTGGACACCCTGGTCACCCGCCAGCTCAGCATCGGGGACTTCGTGATGATGGGGGGCGAGGCCGCCGCCGCGTGCGTGCTGGAGGCCGTGGCGCGGCTGGTGCCGGGAGTGATCGGTGATCCCGACTCGCACCGCGCCGATTCCTTCAGCTCCGGCCTGCTGGACTACCCCGAATACACGCGCCCGCCCGAATGGAATGGCCTGGAGGTGCCGGACGTGCTGCGCGGCGGAAACCACGGGGCCATCGCGGCGTGGCGGCGGGCACAGGCGCTCGCCCGCACCCTGGAGCGCCGACCGGAACTGCTGCGCGGCGCGGGACTCACGCCGCAGGACACCGTGACCCTGACGGGCCTGGGGGCCACCCACGCGCAGCTCCAGGCCTGGAACGCGCCGCCGCCCCCCACCCGCCGCCGGAGAAAAACTGCCGATCCTGACGGCAGCGAGTGA
- a CDS encoding LON peptidase substrate-binding domain-containing protein: MFVPLFPLPNLVLFPGVALPLYVFEERYRALLRDVQDTGSPFGIVRVLASSQESPRPFEERVSRVGTLAHLKQAQLHDDGTSTILVVGGDRFEVTEFHLDRPYLSADVRRWPLEDSGVGPDAEHASAQQMLAALLRLRPADADEIRQGAPADPLLMASFAANVLPLDGAQREDVLRAPTVIDRLELLLGMVPSSARTLN; the protein is encoded by the coding sequence ATGTTCGTCCCCCTGTTTCCCCTGCCCAATCTGGTGCTGTTCCCTGGCGTGGCCCTGCCGCTGTACGTCTTCGAGGAACGCTACCGGGCGCTGCTGCGGGACGTTCAGGACACGGGCTCTCCGTTCGGCATCGTGCGGGTGCTGGCGTCCTCGCAGGAATCCCCCAGGCCCTTCGAGGAGCGCGTGTCGCGGGTCGGAACCCTGGCCCACCTGAAGCAGGCGCAGCTCCATGACGACGGCACCAGCACGATCCTGGTGGTCGGCGGCGACCGCTTCGAGGTCACCGAGTTCCATCTGGATCGTCCGTACCTGAGCGCCGACGTGCGGCGGTGGCCCCTGGAGGACAGCGGCGTCGGCCCGGATGCCGAACACGCCAGCGCCCAGCAGATGCTTGCCGCCCTGCTGCGGCTGCGCCCCGCCGACGCCGACGAGATCCGTCAGGGAGCGCCGGCCGATCCCCTGCTCATGGCGAGTTTCGCTGCCAACGTGCTGCCCCTGGACGGCGCTCAGCGCGAGGACGTGCTGCGGGCTCCGACCGTGATCGACCGCCTGGAGCTGCTGCTGGGTATGGTGCCCAGTTCGGCCAGGACGCTGAACTGA
- a CDS encoding lipid II:glycine glycyltransferase FemX, giving the protein MRLTLVETSDPRVYDDVVAQLPITSALQGWGYGEARRVLGHVPQRYLIQEAGRTVGAVQLLRRRLVPGLSTLYAPRGPALESLDLLPDVAHALRRVARPTDALLKIEPPVPLPAVDGAVIPDAYGPFRRAESEQPEHTIIADLTRSEKEMFDGLSSMARRNVRAAEKQGVVAGRDDDFDAFWEIFTATNDRAKLGAFPRKYYETMLREGSGHGGEAYLVLSRSQGRALAGGFFLGMGKGTSYLFGGSIRDDRVDDVGQPLKDAKAPDAFYWNAMLDAKRRGYELFDFWGIPRVLDESKHSYGVFRMKLKFSEQRVWYPAYDLVLNPAAPAIVKALRWRKTRNNLRKRGSADDVL; this is encoded by the coding sequence GTGCGCCTGACGTTAGTCGAGACCAGCGATCCCCGCGTGTACGACGACGTGGTCGCCCAGCTGCCCATCACCAGTGCCCTGCAGGGCTGGGGCTACGGCGAGGCCCGGCGCGTGCTCGGGCACGTTCCCCAGCGCTACCTGATCCAGGAGGCGGGCCGTACGGTCGGTGCGGTGCAGCTGCTGCGCCGGCGGCTCGTCCCCGGCCTGAGCACCCTGTATGCCCCGCGTGGCCCCGCCCTGGAGAGCCTGGATCTGCTGCCGGACGTCGCGCACGCGCTGCGCCGGGTGGCACGGCCGACCGACGCCCTGCTGAAGATCGAGCCGCCGGTACCCCTCCCGGCGGTGGACGGCGCGGTCATCCCGGACGCCTATGGCCCCTTCCGCCGCGCGGAGAGCGAACAGCCCGAGCACACGATCATCGCTGACCTGACCCGCAGCGAGAAGGAAATGTTCGATGGCCTGTCCAGCATGGCCCGCCGCAACGTCCGCGCCGCCGAGAAGCAGGGCGTGGTGGCGGGCCGCGATGACGACTTCGACGCCTTCTGGGAGATCTTCACCGCCACCAACGACCGCGCGAAGCTGGGGGCCTTTCCCCGGAAGTACTACGAGACCATGCTGCGCGAGGGTAGTGGACACGGCGGCGAGGCCTACCTCGTACTGTCGCGCTCCCAGGGCCGGGCGCTGGCGGGCGGCTTCTTCCTGGGCATGGGGAAGGGGACGTCGTACCTGTTTGGCGGCAGCATCCGCGATGACCGCGTGGACGACGTGGGGCAGCCCCTGAAGGATGCCAAGGCCCCCGATGCGTTCTACTGGAACGCCATGCTCGACGCGAAACGGCGTGGCTACGAGCTGTTCGACTTCTGGGGCATTCCGCGCGTCCTGGACGAGTCCAAGCACTCCTATGGCGTCTTCCGGATGAAGCTCAAGTTCAGCGAGCAGCGCGTGTGGTATCCCGCGTATGACCTCGTGCTGAACCCCGCCGCCCCGGCCATCGTGAAGGCGCTGCGCTGGCGCAAGACCCGCAACAACCTCCGCAAGCGCGGCAGCGCCGACGACGTCCTGTAA